A genomic region of Xanthomonas campestris pv. phormiicola contains the following coding sequences:
- a CDS encoding SDR family oxidoreductase has protein sequence MADRADLAGWNALVTGGAGGLGRAIAARLIQRGVRCLLVDIDADALERAVRALGPMATPHLADLTDPAARQALVQRVHTHCGRLDLLVNNAGIVGTTPFEQRSQDSIRGELELNLMAPLLLTHSLLPLLHCAGDGRVVSIVSLGGMFPLPESTVYSASKFGLRGAMLCLGLDGARLGVRFSIVNPSATETPMLMREAIHGGNKLQFMDPPQTPDAVALQVLRCLDAPCLERFVRSSESWSVRLAMLSPNLLVRALPWFRRSAERGHQRYQASLVQRGLVRQREGEWELVSDASHRT, from the coding sequence ATGGCTGATCGCGCCGATCTCGCGGGCTGGAACGCGCTGGTCACCGGCGGCGCCGGCGGGTTGGGCCGGGCGATCGCCGCGCGGCTGATCCAGCGCGGCGTGCGCTGCCTGTTGGTGGACATCGACGCCGACGCCCTGGAGCGCGCCGTGCGCGCCCTGGGGCCGATGGCCACGCCGCACCTGGCCGACCTGACCGATCCCGCCGCGCGGCAAGCGCTGGTGCAGCGCGTGCACACGCACTGCGGCCGGCTGGACCTGCTGGTCAACAACGCCGGCATCGTCGGCACCACGCCGTTCGAGCAGCGCAGCCAGGATTCGATCCGCGGCGAGCTGGAACTCAACCTGATGGCGCCGCTGCTGCTCACCCACAGCCTGCTGCCGTTGCTGCACTGCGCCGGCGACGGGCGGGTGGTGAGCATCGTGTCGCTGGGCGGGATGTTCCCGCTGCCCGAATCCACCGTGTACTCGGCCAGCAAGTTCGGCCTGCGCGGCGCCATGCTGTGCCTGGGGCTGGATGGCGCGCGGCTGGGGGTGCGGTTCTCGATCGTGAATCCTTCCGCCACCGAGACGCCCATGCTGATGCGCGAGGCCATCCACGGCGGCAACAAGCTGCAATTCATGGACCCGCCGCAGACGCCCGACGCGGTGGCGCTGCAGGTGCTGCGCTGCCTGGACGCGCCATGCCTGGAACGCTTCGTGCGCAGCAGCGAATCGTGGAGCGTGCGCCTGGCCATGCTGTCGCCCAACCTGCTGGTGCGCGCGTTGCCGTGGTTCAGGCGCAGCGCCGAACGCGGGCACCAGCGCTACCAGGCCTCGCTGGTGCAGCGCGGCCTGGTACGCCAGCGCGAGGGCGAGTGGGAACTGGTGTCCGACGCCAGCCACCGCACGTGA
- a CDS encoding TolC family protein: MLPRRSLVLSLLCASVMAGCAVGPHYRRPDAPLPSHYIGHAQPGQGESPPAAELAAWWQGFDDPLLTRLVSLALAQNLDLAQAGARVAQARAGLGAANAALLPSGAVSASAARARQSLETPLGQVLASTPGYDRWGNAYEADLEAGWEVDVFGGLRRGRQAALADYQASQAGAMATRLAVAAQTADIYIAIRGLQARLDIAQRQVKTQQDLLAKVQLLYGKGLAAEYQLRQTEGALARVQATVPVLQMGLDAAMNALDVVLGVPPGTHRADLEAVAPIPATPRIAAMGSPAELLQRRPDLIVAERRLAATNARIGEAIAEYYPKFSLSGMLGSATAVSSGNLFTSGASQSAGILGLRWRLFDFGRINAQIGLAKGQDAEALAAYRQAVLRATEDVETAFSALLNRRQQAASLTQGEAALSRARASSFVAYQRGAASLIDVLQADDSLLQASDARAQAQTESARAAVAAFKALGGGWEPVAPAAMATR, from the coding sequence ATGCTGCCCCGTCGCTCTCTTGTTCTTTCGCTGCTTTGCGCCAGCGTGATGGCCGGCTGCGCGGTCGGCCCCCACTACCGCCGGCCCGACGCGCCGCTCCCCAGCCACTACATCGGGCACGCGCAGCCTGGGCAAGGCGAGAGCCCGCCAGCGGCCGAACTGGCGGCATGGTGGCAAGGCTTCGACGATCCGCTGCTGACGCGCCTGGTGTCGTTGGCGCTGGCGCAGAACCTGGACCTGGCGCAGGCGGGCGCCCGCGTCGCCCAGGCACGCGCCGGGCTCGGTGCGGCCAACGCGGCCCTGCTCCCGTCGGGAGCGGTCAGCGCTTCGGCCGCCCGCGCTCGCCAGTCGCTGGAGACCCCGCTGGGCCAGGTGCTCGCCAGCACGCCCGGATACGATCGCTGGGGGAATGCCTACGAGGCCGACCTCGAGGCGGGCTGGGAAGTGGATGTGTTCGGCGGACTGCGGCGTGGCCGGCAGGCCGCGCTGGCCGACTACCAGGCCTCGCAAGCCGGCGCCATGGCGACGCGGTTGGCCGTGGCCGCACAGACGGCGGACATCTACATCGCCATCCGCGGGTTGCAGGCCCGCCTGGATATCGCCCAGCGGCAGGTCAAGACCCAGCAGGACCTGCTGGCGAAAGTCCAGCTGCTGTACGGCAAGGGCCTGGCCGCCGAGTATCAGCTGCGGCAGACCGAAGGGGCGCTGGCACGGGTGCAGGCGACCGTTCCGGTGCTGCAGATGGGCCTGGACGCCGCCATGAACGCGCTCGACGTGGTGCTGGGCGTCCCGCCGGGGACGCATCGGGCCGACCTCGAAGCCGTCGCACCGATTCCGGCGACGCCGCGGATCGCGGCGATGGGCTCCCCGGCCGAGCTGTTGCAGCGACGCCCCGACCTCATCGTTGCGGAACGGCGGCTCGCGGCGACCAACGCCAGGATCGGCGAGGCGATCGCCGAGTACTACCCCAAGTTCTCCCTGAGCGGGATGCTGGGAAGCGCCACGGCGGTCTCCAGCGGCAACCTTTTCACCAGTGGCGCGAGCCAATCGGCAGGCATTCTGGGATTGCGCTGGCGTCTTTTCGACTTCGGCCGCATCAACGCGCAGATCGGGCTCGCGAAGGGCCAGGATGCCGAGGCATTGGCGGCCTACCGCCAGGCCGTGCTGCGTGCGACCGAGGACGTCGAAACCGCCTTCTCGGCACTGCTCAACCGTAGGCAGCAGGCCGCCAGCTTGACGCAGGGGGAGGCCGCGCTGTCCCGCGCCAGGGCGTCCTCGTTCGTGGCGTATCAACGTGGCGCCGCCAGCCTGATCGACGTGCTGCAGGCCGACGATTCTCTCCTGCAGGCGTCCGATGCGAGGGCGCAGGCGCAGACCGAATCGGCGCGCGCGGCCGTGGCTGCGTTCAAGGCGCTGGGCGGTGGCTGGGAACCGGTGGCGCCCGCAGCGATGGCGACGCGCTGA